One genomic segment of Flavobacteriaceae bacterium includes these proteins:
- a CDS encoding IS4 family transposase: MKKTNASTKSSELNSVLSSHFQGKINLARIKLISHFIIALCKVQTVTFEKVANAFETSVDSKSSLRRIQRFIADYSLDGDLIARLIFSLLPKQEGLILSIDRTNWKFGQTNINIFKLGVVYKGVAFPLLFTMLDKPGNSNSQERIDLVNRFIRLFGKDVIKSIVADREFVGNHWLDFLNTNGIKYYIRIRNNFKVELPDKNKTIKVFHLFNPHKINEFVYYPKIVRVNGQLCFLSGCKLYPKNGKPDFLIIVSFNAPDKAFEQYKERWQIEMCFKAMKASGFDIENTHLQDIKRIEKLVLLVMMAFVWCYKVGIYLHQIKPIKIKKHGRMAKSIFKYGLDYIASVLLNPVNQNNMNLTKFLSCT; this comes from the coding sequence ATGAAAAAAACCAATGCTTCCACTAAAAGTAGTGAATTAAATTCAGTTTTAAGTTCTCATTTCCAAGGTAAGATCAATTTGGCAAGAATCAAACTCATATCACATTTCATTATCGCCCTCTGTAAGGTACAGACAGTTACCTTTGAAAAGGTAGCCAACGCTTTTGAGACCTCAGTAGATTCGAAGTCATCACTCAGACGTATTCAAAGATTTATTGCTGATTATTCGTTGGATGGAGATTTGATCGCTCGTCTTATATTTAGTCTCCTTCCTAAGCAAGAGGGATTGATCTTGAGTATTGATAGGACCAATTGGAAGTTTGGTCAGACCAACATCAACATTTTTAAGTTGGGAGTTGTCTATAAAGGTGTTGCCTTCCCATTGTTATTTACTATGTTAGATAAGCCAGGGAACTCTAACAGTCAGGAGCGTATTGATCTTGTGAATCGTTTCATAAGACTTTTTGGCAAAGATGTTATTAAATCCATTGTAGCCGATAGAGAGTTTGTAGGTAATCATTGGTTGGATTTCTTGAATACAAATGGAATCAAATATTATATCCGCATTCGAAACAACTTTAAGGTAGAGCTTCCTGATAAGAACAAAACCATCAAAGTATTTCACTTGTTTAATCCACATAAGATCAATGAGTTTGTGTATTATCCTAAAATTGTACGTGTTAATGGTCAGCTTTGTTTCCTTTCCGGATGCAAGTTGTACCCAAAAAATGGAAAGCCTGATTTCTTAATCATTGTATCGTTCAACGCTCCTGATAAGGCCTTTGAACAATACAAAGAACGATGGCAGATAGAGATGTGTTTTAAAGCAATGAAAGCCAGTGGCTTTGATATTGAAAACACACACCTGCAAGATATTAAGCGTATTGAAAAATTAGTACTGCTTGTAATGATGGCTTTCGTATGGTGTTACAAAGTTGGTATATATTTACATCAGATTAAGCCTATCAAAATAAAAAAGCATGGAAGAATGGCTAAAAGCATATTCAAATATGGATTAGATTATATCGCTTCTGTGCTATTAAACCCTGTAAATCAAAACAATATGAACTTGACTAAATTTTTGTCATGTACTTAG